The following are encoded in a window of Microbacterium sp. LWO13-1.2 genomic DNA:
- a CDS encoding M13-type metalloendopeptidase, which yields MTDVLTSGLATEEFNADIRPQDDLYRYVNGAWLDRTEIPGDKARWGSFHLLAEQAEADVRTIIEESQGAEPGTLARKIGDLFASFMDTGRIDAAGTAPLAETFAEIDAIDSIPAFLRTVGAYDRDGRAHLIGLYVDGDPGNPERYIPVLVQSGLSLPDESYYRLDTFEETRAAYRAHLERLLTLAGVADAVTEADRAIAVEAELATHHWDNVRSRDAVETYNLKTWAEILDLAGVDLAPWREAVSPSNPDAFDEVVVSQPSFFEGLGTLLTAERLDAWKSWLRAQVVHAAAPYLTDDIVQENFSFYGTELSGVPTIRERWKRGVSFTEGALGEAIGKVYVERHYPPTAKAAMDELVANLIEAYRQSITDLEWMSPETRERALAKLDAFTPKIGHPDVWRDYSTLDIDRADLFGNVRRAAMFEHDRHVDKVGKPIDRTEWHMPPQMVNAYYNPSMNEIVFPAAILQYPFFDAARDAAANYGGIGAVIGHEIGHGFDDQGSRYDGAGKLEDWWTDADRSAFEERTKALIAQYDALVPLGLDAEHHVNGALTIGENIGDLGGLGIALKAYELSLDGGEAPVIDGLTGVQRLLLSWAQVWQQKSRDAETLRLLTIDPHSPNEFRCNQIVRNIGAFYEAFDVAESDALWLPQSSRVTIW from the coding sequence ATGACAGATGTGCTCACCTCCGGCCTCGCCACTGAAGAGTTCAACGCCGACATCCGCCCCCAGGACGACCTGTACCGCTACGTCAACGGGGCGTGGCTGGATCGCACCGAGATTCCGGGGGACAAGGCCCGCTGGGGCTCGTTCCACCTTCTGGCCGAGCAGGCAGAGGCCGACGTCCGCACGATCATCGAGGAGTCGCAGGGAGCCGAGCCCGGCACCCTGGCACGCAAGATCGGCGACCTGTTCGCCAGCTTCATGGACACCGGGCGCATCGACGCGGCCGGCACCGCACCGCTCGCGGAGACGTTCGCCGAGATCGACGCCATCGACAGCATCCCGGCGTTCCTGCGCACCGTCGGCGCCTACGACCGAGACGGCCGCGCGCACCTGATCGGCCTGTACGTCGATGGCGACCCGGGCAACCCCGAGCGCTACATCCCCGTTCTCGTGCAGTCCGGCCTCTCGCTGCCCGATGAGAGCTACTACCGCCTCGACACGTTCGAAGAGACCAGGGCCGCGTACCGCGCGCACCTGGAGCGCCTGCTCACGCTCGCCGGAGTCGCGGATGCCGTCACCGAGGCCGACCGCGCGATCGCCGTCGAAGCCGAACTCGCGACCCACCACTGGGACAACGTGCGCAGCCGCGATGCGGTCGAGACCTACAACCTGAAGACGTGGGCCGAGATCCTCGATCTCGCCGGAGTCGACCTCGCGCCGTGGCGCGAGGCGGTCAGCCCCTCGAACCCCGATGCGTTCGATGAGGTCGTCGTCTCGCAGCCGAGCTTCTTCGAGGGCCTCGGCACGCTGTTGACCGCCGAGCGCCTCGACGCATGGAAGTCCTGGTTGCGCGCCCAGGTCGTGCACGCCGCCGCCCCTTACCTCACCGACGACATCGTGCAGGAGAACTTCTCGTTCTACGGCACCGAGCTCTCCGGAGTCCCGACGATCCGCGAGCGCTGGAAGCGCGGCGTCTCGTTCACCGAGGGTGCCCTGGGTGAGGCGATCGGCAAGGTCTACGTCGAGCGCCACTATCCGCCGACGGCGAAGGCAGCGATGGACGAGCTCGTCGCGAACCTCATCGAGGCGTACCGGCAGAGCATCACCGACCTCGAGTGGATGAGCCCGGAGACGCGCGAGCGCGCGCTCGCCAAGCTCGATGCCTTCACCCCGAAGATCGGCCACCCCGATGTGTGGCGCGACTACTCGACGCTCGACATCGACCGCGCCGACCTGTTCGGCAACGTGCGTCGCGCCGCGATGTTCGAGCACGACCGTCACGTCGACAAGGTGGGCAAGCCCATCGACCGCACCGAGTGGCACATGCCGCCGCAGATGGTCAACGCGTACTACAACCCGTCGATGAACGAGATCGTGTTCCCGGCGGCGATCCTGCAGTACCCGTTCTTCGACGCCGCGCGTGATGCGGCCGCGAACTACGGTGGCATCGGTGCCGTCATCGGCCACGAGATCGGCCACGGCTTCGATGATCAGGGCAGCCGCTACGACGGTGCCGGCAAGCTCGAGGACTGGTGGACGGACGCCGACCGCTCGGCATTCGAAGAGCGCACGAAGGCCCTCATCGCGCAGTACGACGCGCTCGTTCCGCTGGGTCTGGACGCCGAGCACCACGTCAACGGGGCGCTGACCATCGGTGAGAACATCGGCGACCTGGGTGGGCTCGGGATCGCCCTGAAGGCGTACGAGCTCTCCCTCGACGGGGGAGAAGCTCCGGTGATCGACGGGCTGACCGGTGTGCAGCGCCTGCTGCTGTCGTGGGCGCAGGTGTGGCAGCAGAAGAGCCGTGACGCCGAGACGCTGCGGTTGCTGACCATCGACCCGCACTCGCCGAACGAGTTCCGTTGCAACCAGATCGTGCGCAACATCGGCGCGTTCTACGAGGCCTTCGACGTGGCCGAGTCCGACGCGCTGTGGCTTCCGCAGAGCTCGCGTGTGACGATCTGGTGA
- a CDS encoding serine hydrolase — translation MLRRSQRTSRRLPRRAAIGRRSFTSTLRALEMLADAGAQVSVHVVDLDSGDPVLSGDDHVTMPIAGLGVVPLLIEVAAGFESGSLDPLEIIERNSVDPVSSSGLWRHLRAPALPLSDLAVLAATAGDPIAVNALLQRVGHERVRERSDALGLVSTALLDRFRDKRGPDDAPQVAVGSAREISGLFSALVNSAVVDAAVSAQVSEWLSLNQDLSLVAASTGLDPFAHDHDAHGLLFINKTGRDRGVRAESGVLAGPRSGVAYTLIVCFDDLSITHRLRAHDAFRVLGVELMEYTH, via the coding sequence ATGCTGCGCCGTTCCCAGCGGACCAGCAGGCGTCTGCCGCGTCGTGCCGCCATCGGCCGCCGGTCGTTCACATCGACGCTGCGTGCGCTCGAGATGCTGGCGGATGCCGGCGCCCAGGTCTCCGTCCACGTCGTCGATCTCGACAGCGGCGATCCGGTCCTCTCCGGTGACGACCACGTCACGATGCCGATCGCCGGTCTGGGCGTGGTGCCGCTGCTGATCGAGGTCGCGGCGGGCTTCGAGAGCGGGTCGCTGGATCCCCTCGAGATCATCGAGCGGAACTCGGTCGATCCGGTGTCCTCGTCCGGGTTGTGGCGTCATCTGCGTGCACCGGCGCTGCCGCTCTCCGATCTGGCTGTTCTCGCGGCGACCGCCGGCGACCCGATCGCCGTGAACGCGCTGTTGCAACGCGTCGGTCACGAACGAGTGCGTGAGCGCAGTGATGCCCTCGGGCTCGTCAGCACGGCGCTGCTCGACCGCTTCCGCGACAAACGCGGCCCCGACGACGCCCCGCAGGTGGCGGTGGGTTCGGCGCGGGAGATCTCCGGCCTGTTCTCCGCCCTGGTCAACTCGGCAGTCGTCGACGCGGCGGTCAGCGCACAGGTGTCGGAATGGCTGAGCCTGAATCAGGATCTCAGTCTCGTCGCGGCATCCACGGGCCTTGATCCGTTCGCCCATGATCACGACGCGCACGGCCTGTTGTTCATCAACAAGACCGGGCGTGACCGCGGGGTACGGGCGGAATCGGGTGTGCTCGCGGGCCCCCGCTCCGGCGTCGCCTACACGCTGATCGTCTGCTTCGACGATCTCTCGATCACGCACCGCCTGCGCGCCCACGACGCGTTCCGAGTGCTCGGTGTCGAGCTCATGGAGTACACGCACTGA
- a CDS encoding peptide MFS transporter, with protein sequence MPSSKAGSPQTSEDTRFFGQPWALVHVFGVEMWERFSFYGMQGILLIYLYFSVTQGGLGLPEAVAGGIVGAYGGSVYLSTILGAWVADRLLGSERVLFLSAIVIVAGHIALAVLPGFIGVGVGLVLVALGSGGLKANATSVVGSLYGPEDTRRDAGFSLFYLGINLGAFMGPILTGLLQSSLGFHFGFGLAAIGMTLGLVQYSFGRKALPEAARQVPNPLPAARYPLIAIIAVAGIALIVLLVLLGVIRADNLATIVILGTLAATIAYFAVILSSRRIDATERSRVWAFLPLFVTSVAFWSLYQQQFTVLTVYSDKQLDRNLFGWEMPVSWVQSINPVFIIVLSGVFAAIWTRLGTRQPATPVKFALGTIIMGAAFLLFLPFAGGGANSTPLLAIVGILLVFTIAELLISPVGLSVATKLAPAAFRTQMVALFFLSIALGTAISGWLVQFYDPKNEVPYFSILGGIAIVVGAGLLVSVKPVLALMKGVR encoded by the coding sequence ATGCCTTCATCGAAAGCCGGGTCGCCGCAGACCTCGGAAGACACCCGCTTCTTCGGTCAGCCCTGGGCCCTGGTGCACGTGTTCGGGGTCGAGATGTGGGAGCGGTTCAGCTTCTACGGCATGCAGGGGATCCTGCTCATCTACCTGTACTTCTCCGTCACCCAGGGCGGACTCGGGCTGCCGGAGGCGGTGGCCGGCGGCATCGTCGGCGCCTACGGGGGTTCGGTGTACCTGTCGACCATCCTCGGCGCATGGGTCGCAGACCGCCTTCTCGGCTCCGAGCGCGTTCTGTTCCTCAGCGCGATCGTCATCGTCGCCGGGCACATCGCTCTCGCCGTTCTTCCCGGATTCATCGGGGTCGGCGTCGGACTCGTCCTCGTCGCCCTCGGCTCCGGAGGGCTCAAGGCGAACGCGACCTCGGTCGTGGGGAGCCTGTACGGCCCGGAGGATACGCGTCGCGATGCCGGCTTCTCGCTGTTCTACCTCGGCATCAACCTCGGTGCCTTCATGGGTCCGATCCTCACTGGACTTCTGCAGTCCTCGCTCGGCTTCCACTTCGGCTTCGGGCTCGCCGCGATCGGGATGACCCTGGGGCTCGTGCAGTACTCCTTCGGCAGGAAGGCACTGCCGGAGGCGGCGAGGCAGGTGCCGAACCCGCTTCCCGCCGCGCGCTACCCGCTCATCGCGATCATCGCCGTAGCCGGGATCGCGCTGATCGTCCTCCTGGTGCTGCTGGGCGTGATCCGCGCCGACAACCTCGCGACCATCGTGATCCTCGGCACCCTGGCGGCCACCATCGCCTACTTCGCGGTGATCCTCAGCAGCCGGCGCATCGATGCGACCGAACGCTCGCGGGTCTGGGCGTTCCTGCCGCTGTTCGTCACGAGCGTGGCCTTCTGGTCGCTGTACCAGCAGCAGTTCACGGTGCTCACCGTCTACTCCGACAAGCAGCTCGACCGGAACCTGTTCGGCTGGGAGATGCCGGTCTCGTGGGTGCAGTCGATCAACCCGGTTTTCATCATCGTGCTCTCCGGCGTCTTCGCCGCGATCTGGACACGTCTCGGCACGCGTCAGCCCGCGACACCGGTGAAGTTCGCCCTCGGCACGATCATCATGGGTGCGGCGTTCCTGCTGTTCCTGCCGTTCGCCGGAGGCGGTGCGAACTCGACGCCGCTGCTCGCCATCGTCGGCATCCTGTTGGTCTTCACGATCGCCGAGCTGCTGATCTCGCCGGTCGGCCTCTCCGTGGCGACCAAGCTCGCACCGGCAGCGTTCCGCACGCAGATGGTCGCCCTGTTCTTCCTGTCGATCGCACTCGGCACCGCGATCTCGGGGTGGCTCGTGCAGTTCTACGACCCGAAGAACGAGGTGCCGTACTTCTCGATCCTCGGCGGCATCGCGATCGTCGTCGGCGCGGGACTTCTCGTGTCGGTGAAACCCGTGCTCGCGCTCATGAAGGGCGTGCGCTGA
- a CDS encoding GNAT family N-acetyltransferase, with amino-acid sequence MRTIRDLDTVELIIDAQGLLDSIRGRERVIDAGTLRALQQSGNYVVGLFDGDGDDARMVGASIAFFGEPGNRAMHSHITALLPEYRGRGWGRELKEHQRQWAFSRDVGRITWTFDPLVARNAHFFLTVLGARVTGYAVNRYGIFGGGDAGDESDRLDVAWGLADIAKPPAPDSVVATLEIPADVESMRATDPDAAHEWRLRLRSEMEELLGRGLRIAGFDVERGYLFTE; translated from the coding sequence GTGCGAACCATCCGCGATCTCGACACCGTTGAACTCATCATCGACGCCCAAGGGCTGCTGGATTCCATCCGGGGCCGGGAGCGCGTCATCGACGCCGGCACGCTGCGGGCGCTGCAGCAGTCCGGCAACTATGTCGTCGGACTGTTCGACGGTGACGGTGATGATGCGCGCATGGTCGGTGCATCGATCGCGTTCTTCGGCGAACCGGGCAACCGCGCGATGCACTCGCACATCACGGCCCTGCTGCCGGAATACCGCGGCCGAGGCTGGGGGCGCGAGCTCAAGGAGCACCAGCGCCAGTGGGCCTTCTCGCGCGACGTCGGCCGCATCACCTGGACGTTCGATCCGCTCGTCGCGCGCAACGCGCACTTCTTCCTGACGGTGCTCGGCGCCCGCGTCACCGGCTACGCCGTGAACCGCTACGGCATCTTCGGTGGCGGTGATGCCGGAGACGAGAGCGACCGGCTCGACGTCGCGTGGGGGCTGGCGGACATCGCGAAGCCGCCGGCGCCCGACAGCGTCGTCGCCACACTGGAGATCCCCGCAGACGTCGAATCCATGCGTGCCACCGACCCGGATGCCGCCCACGAGTGGCGGCTGCGGCTGCGCTCCGAGATGGAGGAGCTGCTCGGCCGTGGCCTGCGCATCGCCGGATTCGACGTCGAGCGCGGTTACCTGTTCACAGAGTGA
- a CDS encoding glycine--tRNA ligase, which yields MAEQSRLDKVIALARHRGFVFQAGEIYGGSRSAWDYGPLGTELKENIRRQWWQSFVRGRGDMVGLDSSIILPKRVWEASGHVATFTDPLVECLSCHKRFRADNLIEDFEARKGRKAENGLADIPCPNCGNKGQYTEPKAFSGLVKTYLGVVDDESGLYFLRPETAQGIFVNFANVLTASRKKPPFGIGQVGKAFRNEITPGNFIFRTREFEQMEIEYFTPPAEAQEWFEHWVEVCWAWFIDLGINPENMRQFDVPEHERAHYSAGTIDFEYRFGFPGKEWGELMGVANRTDYDLSSHAEASGQSLSYFDQASGERYTPYVIEPSFGLTRSMMAFLVDAYREEEVPNAKGGTDIRTVLKLDPRIAPVKVAVLPLSRNEKLSPLAREVADGLRGRWAIDFDDAGAIGRRYRRQDEIGTPFCVTVDFDSLDDRAVTVRDRDTMAQERISIDDLHEYLAERLKGA from the coding sequence ATGGCCGAACAGTCCCGCCTCGACAAGGTCATCGCCCTCGCCCGCCACCGCGGGTTCGTGTTCCAAGCGGGTGAGATCTACGGCGGTTCGCGTTCAGCCTGGGACTACGGCCCCCTCGGCACCGAGCTCAAGGAGAACATCCGCCGGCAGTGGTGGCAGTCCTTCGTCCGCGGTCGCGGTGACATGGTCGGCCTCGACTCCTCGATCATCCTCCCCAAGCGCGTGTGGGAGGCATCCGGTCACGTCGCGACCTTCACCGACCCGCTCGTGGAGTGCCTCAGCTGCCACAAACGCTTCCGCGCCGACAACCTCATCGAGGACTTCGAGGCACGCAAGGGCCGCAAGGCCGAGAACGGCCTCGCCGACATCCCCTGCCCGAACTGCGGCAACAAGGGGCAGTACACCGAGCCGAAGGCGTTCTCCGGCCTGGTGAAGACCTACCTCGGCGTCGTCGACGACGAATCGGGCCTGTACTTCCTGCGCCCCGAGACGGCGCAGGGCATCTTCGTGAACTTCGCCAACGTGCTCACCGCGAGCCGCAAGAAGCCGCCGTTCGGCATCGGCCAGGTCGGCAAGGCCTTCCGCAACGAGATCACCCCCGGCAACTTCATCTTCCGCACCCGCGAGTTCGAGCAGATGGAGATCGAGTACTTCACCCCGCCCGCCGAGGCGCAGGAGTGGTTCGAGCACTGGGTCGAGGTCTGCTGGGCGTGGTTCATCGATCTCGGCATCAACCCCGAGAACATGCGCCAGTTCGACGTCCCCGAGCACGAGCGGGCGCACTACTCTGCCGGCACGATCGACTTCGAATACCGCTTCGGCTTCCCCGGCAAGGAGTGGGGCGAGCTGATGGGCGTCGCCAACCGCACCGACTACGACCTCTCCAGCCACGCCGAGGCGTCCGGCCAGAGCCTGTCGTACTTCGATCAGGCATCCGGCGAGCGTTACACGCCGTACGTGATCGAGCCGTCGTTCGGCCTCACCCGCTCGATGATGGCGTTCCTCGTCGACGCCTACCGCGAGGAAGAGGTGCCGAACGCCAAGGGCGGCACCGATATCCGCACGGTGCTCAAGCTCGACCCGCGGATCGCGCCGGTGAAGGTCGCCGTGCTTCCGCTGTCGCGCAACGAGAAGCTGTCACCGCTGGCCCGCGAGGTCGCCGACGGACTCCGTGGCCGCTGGGCGATCGACTTCGATGACGCGGGTGCCATCGGACGCCGTTACCGTCGTCAGGATGAGATCGGCACGCCGTTCTGCGTCACGGTCGACTTCGACTCGCTCGATGACCGGGCCGTCACCGTGCGCGACCGCGACACGATGGCGCAGGAGCGCATCTCGATCGACGACCTGCACGAGTACCTCGCGGAACGCCTCAAGGGCGCCTGA
- a CDS encoding WYL domain-containing protein — protein MADPTARLLALLSLLQAGPERSGRELSERLGVSTRTVRHDIDRLRELGYPVDATRGAIGGYRLGAGGKLPPLLLDDEEAVAVTVGLRAAAGIAGVAESGARALAKLEQVLPSHLRPTVEALRSSVDRAPENNDTDAPDPEVDAAVLQAVANAIRNQEWLRFDYEGRPVLVEPYRLLTWHRRWYLVARDPQTAEWGTHRVDWMELRMATHRRFEPQPLPGGDYTAFAMRTIAVSGWVVHARLRIDAPAQAVLDRIHAAVGVVEPIDDDHCILVTGADSLDTVAAYIGMLMMDFTVESPAELIPRLQLLSERYSRAVAGSAGTT, from the coding sequence ATGGCCGATCCGACCGCACGCCTGCTGGCACTGCTGTCCCTGCTGCAGGCCGGCCCTGAGCGCTCAGGGCGCGAACTGTCCGAGCGTCTCGGGGTCTCGACACGCACAGTACGGCACGACATCGACCGGCTCCGCGAGTTGGGATATCCCGTCGACGCGACGCGCGGCGCGATCGGCGGTTACCGCCTCGGCGCCGGCGGAAAGCTGCCTCCGCTGCTGCTCGATGACGAGGAAGCGGTCGCCGTCACCGTGGGACTCCGCGCCGCCGCCGGCATCGCCGGGGTCGCGGAGTCGGGCGCCAGGGCGCTCGCAAAGCTCGAGCAGGTACTGCCATCGCACCTGCGTCCGACGGTCGAGGCTCTCCGATCGAGCGTCGACCGCGCCCCGGAGAACAACGACACCGATGCTCCGGATCCCGAAGTCGATGCCGCAGTCCTGCAGGCCGTCGCGAATGCCATCCGCAACCAGGAATGGCTGCGCTTCGACTACGAGGGACGGCCCGTACTGGTCGAGCCGTACCGGCTCCTCACCTGGCACCGGCGCTGGTACCTGGTGGCTCGCGACCCCCAGACCGCAGAATGGGGAACGCACCGAGTCGACTGGATGGAACTGCGGATGGCGACCCACCGCCGGTTCGAACCGCAACCACTCCCCGGTGGCGACTACACGGCGTTCGCCATGCGGACCATTGCCGTGAGCGGCTGGGTCGTGCACGCCCGCTTGCGCATCGACGCTCCAGCCCAGGCCGTGCTCGACCGGATCCACGCGGCAGTCGGAGTGGTGGAGCCGATCGACGACGACCACTGCATCCTGGTCACTGGAGCCGACAGCCTCGACACGGTCGCCGCCTACATAGGGATGCTGATGATGGACTTCACCGTCGAGTCACCGGCCGAGCTGATTCCAAGGCTCCAGTTGTTGTCGGAGAGATACAGCCGCGCCGTGGCCGGCTCAGCGGGCACGACCTAG
- a CDS encoding EamA family transporter, protein MFETVGSFGTVALRLFFAAIVLVVLWRPPLRMNRRAWAIVLAYGVILGLMNLFFYLALNLIPLGIAVTIEFLGPLAVALAGSRRWSDAFWALLATGGVVLLMGGVGDLELAGVLFALGAGVCWSLYILVSAALGRHTHEGNGLALGAVVAACVAFPVGVAESGLALIQPWVLAAGVGVALLSSVIPSSFDLEALRRMPPRVFGILMSLEPAMAAVIGLVVLQEALLWSQWLAVACVVIASIGAARSARPAAPKTSPDG, encoded by the coding sequence TTGTTCGAGACCGTAGGGAGCTTCGGCACCGTCGCCCTGCGGTTGTTCTTCGCGGCTATCGTGCTGGTCGTGCTGTGGCGCCCTCCTCTGCGCATGAATCGTCGCGCCTGGGCGATCGTGCTGGCGTACGGCGTGATCCTCGGCCTGATGAACCTGTTCTTCTATCTGGCCCTGAATCTCATACCGCTGGGAATCGCGGTGACCATCGAGTTCCTGGGGCCGCTCGCCGTCGCTCTCGCCGGTTCCAGACGATGGTCGGATGCCTTCTGGGCGCTCCTGGCGACCGGTGGTGTCGTGCTGCTCATGGGAGGTGTCGGCGACCTCGAGCTCGCCGGCGTGCTGTTCGCGCTGGGAGCGGGAGTGTGCTGGTCGCTCTACATTCTGGTCAGCGCGGCTCTGGGTCGTCACACCCACGAAGGCAACGGCCTCGCTCTCGGGGCGGTCGTCGCCGCGTGCGTGGCGTTTCCCGTCGGCGTCGCCGAGAGCGGGCTCGCCTTGATCCAGCCGTGGGTACTGGCGGCCGGAGTCGGGGTGGCGCTGTTGTCTTCGGTGATTCCGTCATCATTCGACCTGGAGGCCCTTCGGCGGATGCCGCCTCGGGTCTTCGGCATCCTGATGAGTCTCGAGCCCGCGATGGCGGCGGTGATCGGCCTCGTGGTGCTGCAGGAGGCGTTGCTCTGGTCGCAATGGCTGGCTGTGGCGTGCGTCGTCATCGCCTCCATCGGCGCGGCGCGCAGTGCACGCCCGGCCGCCCCGAAGACATCGCCCGACGGATGA
- a CDS encoding epoxide hydrolase family protein, whose translation MNNINLTFRPFSVSVSAAEVADLQDRLARTRLPQPSPVDDWDAGTPNSYLREAIDAWRSFDWAAAEARINAVPHFTTEIDGQSIHFIHVRSAHEGATPLLLAHTYPGSSIDYLDMIDQLVDPVAHGGRAEDAFDVVIPDAPGYGYSQPLASAGWTTARVAAAYDELMRGLGYDSYGIHGSDNGAMVARELGLLNPAGFLGLHVMQLFSFPSGDPAEFEKLEPADYAGLEHMQWFQSVGGYNTMNSSRPQTVSVGISDSPIGLLAYSELFNNFGNGTSLVSLDKILLEVSVNWFANAASGMSRSYLENARADGGEDAAPQINAAPTGVAVFKDDFQTIRVFAERDNSNIVHWSRFDEGGHFAALERPDVLVGDIRAFFAGLR comes from the coding sequence ATGAACAACATCAACCTCACCTTCCGCCCCTTCTCCGTCTCCGTCTCCGCTGCCGAGGTCGCCGACCTCCAGGACCGACTCGCCCGTACCCGCCTGCCCCAGCCGTCGCCGGTCGACGACTGGGATGCCGGCACGCCGAACTCGTACCTCCGCGAAGCCATCGACGCGTGGCGCTCCTTCGACTGGGCCGCCGCCGAGGCACGGATCAACGCGGTGCCGCATTTCACCACCGAGATCGACGGTCAGAGCATCCACTTCATCCACGTGCGTTCGGCGCACGAGGGCGCGACTCCGCTGCTGCTCGCGCACACCTACCCGGGTTCGTCGATCGACTACCTCGACATGATCGACCAGCTCGTCGACCCGGTGGCGCACGGCGGCCGCGCAGAAGACGCGTTCGATGTCGTGATCCCGGATGCTCCGGGCTACGGCTACTCGCAGCCGCTCGCCTCTGCCGGCTGGACCACGGCACGGGTAGCCGCCGCGTACGACGAGCTGATGCGCGGCCTCGGCTACGACAGCTACGGCATCCACGGCTCTGACAACGGCGCGATGGTCGCCCGCGAGCTCGGTCTGCTCAACCCTGCAGGCTTCCTCGGTCTGCACGTGATGCAGCTGTTCTCGTTCCCCTCCGGCGACCCTGCCGAGTTCGAGAAGCTGGAGCCCGCGGACTACGCCGGTCTCGAGCACATGCAGTGGTTCCAGTCAGTCGGTGGCTACAACACGATGAACTCGTCCCGTCCGCAGACCGTGTCGGTCGGCATCAGCGACTCGCCGATCGGGCTTCTCGCTTACAGCGAGCTGTTCAACAACTTCGGCAACGGCACCTCGCTGGTCTCGCTCGACAAGATCCTGCTCGAGGTGAGCGTGAACTGGTTCGCCAACGCCGCCTCTGGCATGAGCCGCAGCTACCTGGAGAACGCTCGGGCTGACGGCGGGGAGGACGCTGCTCCGCAGATCAACGCCGCGCCGACCGGTGTGGCCGTCTTCAAGGACGACTTCCAGACGATCCGGGTCTTCGCCGAGCGCGACAACTCGAACATCGTGCACTGGAGCCGCTTCGACGAGGGCGGGCACTTCGCCGCACTGGAGCGGCCCGACGTGCTCGTCGGCGACATCCGGGCGTTCTTCGCCGGGCTGCGCTGA
- a CDS encoding GNAT family N-acetyltransferase — protein sequence MTVREATENDWPHIWPIFREVVREQTTFAYDPGMSEDEARRTWLRGEPARTVVAVADDQVLGTANMYPNRAGPGSHVASASFMVDSAARGRRVGRTLVEDMIAWARRRGFVAVQFNAVVETNTAAVQLYENLGFRTIGIAPGAFRHPSEGDVGLRIMWLDLREN from the coding sequence GTGACGGTGCGCGAGGCCACCGAGAATGACTGGCCGCACATCTGGCCGATCTTCCGCGAGGTCGTCCGGGAGCAGACGACCTTCGCCTACGACCCCGGGATGAGCGAGGACGAAGCGCGCCGGACGTGGTTGCGCGGCGAGCCCGCCCGCACCGTTGTCGCCGTCGCGGACGACCAGGTGCTCGGAACAGCGAACATGTACCCGAATCGCGCAGGGCCCGGATCGCACGTGGCATCGGCGAGCTTCATGGTGGACTCCGCCGCGAGAGGGCGCCGCGTGGGCCGCACCCTCGTGGAGGACATGATCGCCTGGGCGCGCCGCCGCGGTTTCGTAGCGGTCCAGTTCAACGCCGTGGTGGAGACGAACACGGCCGCCGTTCAGTTGTACGAGAACCTCGGCTTCCGCACGATCGGCATCGCGCCGGGCGCGTTCCGGCATCCGTCCGAAGGCGATGTGGGCCTGCGGATCATGTGGCTCGATCTGCGCGAGAACTGA
- a CDS encoding DUF1801 domain-containing protein, with protein MKPTGDDVAALIARSTPEKRRRDAETLTALMQEVSGREPVVWGTIIGFGSCHYRYPTGTEGDTGLIGFAPRKAATTVYLLDGVDAHAAAIAKLGPHTAGAGCLYIKDLEEIDLEVLRGILERSLAWAESGGTEGMQIEVRS; from the coding sequence ATGAAGCCGACCGGTGACGATGTCGCGGCTCTGATCGCGCGGTCGACGCCGGAGAAGCGCCGGCGGGATGCCGAGACGCTGACCGCGCTGATGCAGGAGGTCTCCGGCCGCGAGCCCGTGGTCTGGGGCACGATCATCGGCTTCGGATCGTGCCACTACCGTTACCCGACCGGCACCGAAGGTGACACCGGCCTGATCGGCTTCGCACCCCGCAAGGCTGCGACCACGGTGTATCTGCTCGACGGGGTTGATGCTCACGCGGCAGCGATCGCGAAGCTCGGCCCGCACACGGCTGGCGCCGGCTGCCTCTACATCAAAGACCTCGAGGAGATCGACCTCGAGGTGCTCCGCGGCATCCTGGAGCGATCCCTCGCCTGGGCGGAATCCGGTGGCACCGAGGGCATGCAGATCGAGGTGCGCAGCTGA